One genomic segment of Sminthopsis crassicaudata isolate SCR6 chromosome 4, ASM4859323v1, whole genome shotgun sequence includes these proteins:
- the MPIG6B gene encoding megakaryocyte and platelet inhibitory receptor G6b yields MVLVLGLLLLLSGTGGNLGVLLEGRPGDRVNISCTGISHVTRWAWAPNFPECVGLLRGRRRVFWASAPGNLTRASTSHFAGRLRVLGPNGIQQLELLLARGDSGIFFCTGIGGHQGNESRTSLNVLGDSAACKASSPTSGSSYPLFLYPLLGIGLALGLTGLGMAWRLRQKLPSGLVRTISACGENSSSPRLHSTTGHVPSSHPSALPPIPNTEDPSMNTEIQSQWKKESRETGNSDVEKSLLYADLDHIPLRNPKNTIPKDAGTIYATVV; encoded by the exons ATGGTCCTAGTCCTGGGACTTTTGCTGCTGCTCTCAGGGACTGGAGGGAACTTGGGGg TTCTTTTGGAAGGACGCCCAGGAGATCGGGTGAATATTTCTTGCACTGGGATCTCTCACGTGACCCGCTGGGCTTGGGCTCCTAACTTTCCAGAATGTGTAGGCTTGCTTCGGGGTCGCCGCCGGGTCTTCTGGGCCTCGGCCCCAGGAAATCTCACCCGGGCTTCCACCTCGCACTTTGCCGGTCGCCTGCGAGTGCTGGGCCCCAATGGCATTCAGCAGCTGGAGCTGCTCTTAGCTAGAGGAGACTCGGGGATCTTCTTCTGTACTGGAATCGGTGGCCACCAAGGCAATGAGAGTCGTACCTCCCTCAATGTGCTTGGGGACTCGGCTGCTTGCAAAGCCTCTAGCCCCACCTCAG GATCCTCGTACCCTCTGTTCCTGTACCCTCTGCTGGGCATCGGGTTGGCTTTGGGGCTGACAGGGCTGGGGATGGCTTGGAGACTTCGTCA GAAACTCCCTTCTGGGCTAGTCAGAACCATCTCAGCATGTGGTGAGAACAGCTCCTCTCCCCGGCTCCACTCTACGACTGGGCACGTGCCCTCTTCCCATCCCTCAGCTCTGCCCCCAATCCCCAACACAGAAGATCCATCTATGAACACTGAGATCCAGAGTCAATGGAAAAAAGAGTCTCGGGAAACAGGGAACTCAGATGTAGAAAAG aGCCTTCTCTACGCTGATCTGGACCACATTCCTCTCAGAAATCCTAAAAACACCATCCCCAAGGATGCTGGCACCATCTATGCTACAGTGGTTTGA
- the DDAH2 gene encoding putative hydrolase DDAH2, which produces MGTPGEGLGRYSHALIRGVPESLGKEEEGMAAGLPPLDLAKAQREHGVLGGKLRQRLGLQLLELPPEEQLPLGPLLGDTVVVHGDTALITRPWSPARRPEVDGVRRVLQGLGLRIVELKDENATLDGTDVLFTGHEFFVGLSKWTNHRGAEIVADTFRDFAVSTVPVLGASHLRGLCGMGGPRTVVAGSSEAAQKALRAMAALTDHPYASLTLPDDAAADCLFLRPGLPEASPFLLHRGCGDLPNSQEVLQKLPDVTLVPVSCSELEKAGAGLSSLCLFLSAAPTAKRPPHVESVK; this is translated from the exons ATGGGGACCCCGGGGGAGGGGCTCGGCCGATATTCCCACGCCCTGATCCGGGGGGTCCCGGAAAGTCTGggcaaagaggaggaaggaatggcAGCCGGTCTCCCGCCTCTGGACCTGGCGAAGGCGCAGCGAGAGCACGGAGTGTtgggagggaaactgaggcagcgcCTGGGGCTTCAACTACTGGAACTGCCCCCCGAAGAGCAGCTGCCGCTGGGACCCCTGCTGGGAGACACCGTTGTGGTGCACGGAGATACGGCCCTCATCACCCGGCCCTGGAGCCCCGCCAGGCGGCCCGAA GTGGACGGAGTCCGGAGGGTCCTGCAGGGCCTGGGGCTTCGGATTGTGGAGCTCAAGGACGAGAACGCCACGCTGGACGGGACCGACGTGCTGTTCACAG GCCATGAGTTTTTCGTGGGCCTCTCCAAGTGGACCAACCACCGAGGAGCTGAGATTGTCGCCGACACGTTCAGG GACTTTGCTGTCTCCACCGTGCCCGTGTTAGGCGCTTCCCATTTACGGGGGCTCTGCGGAATGGGGGGGCCCCGGACCGTTGTCGCTGGCAGCAGTGAGGCGGCGCAGAAGGCTTTGAGG GCCATGGCGGCGCTGACAGACCACCCCTACGCCTCCCTTACTCTCCCGGACGACGCAGCGGCAGACTGCTTATTTCTGAGGCCGGGGCTTCCTGAGGCTTCTCCTTTCTTGCTGCATCGTGGCTGTGGAGACTTGCCCAACAGCCAGGAG GTGCTGCAGAAACTACCTGACGTGACTCTCGTGCCAGTGTCTTGCTCTGAGCTAGAGAAGGCTGGGGCCGGGCTCAGCTCCCTTTGCCTCTTCCTCAGCGCCGCCCCCACAGCTAAGAGGCCTCCACATGTGGAATCAGTAAAGtag
- the CLIC1 gene encoding chloride intracellular channel protein 1, producing MAEEQAQVELFVKAGSDGAKIGNCPFSQRLFMVLWLKGVTFNVTTVDTKRRTETVQKLCPGGQLPFLLYGTEVHTDTNKIEEFLEEVLSPPRYPKLAAKNPESNTAGLDVFAKFSAYIKNSNPALNANLEKGLLKALKVLDNYLISPLPEEIDETSAEDEGVSHRKFLDGDELTLADCNLLPKLHIVQVVCKKYRGFSIPEEFRGVQRYLHNAYAREEFASTCPDAEEIELAYELVAKALQ from the exons ATGGCTGAAGAGCAGGCACAGGTTGAGCTGTTCGTCAAG GCTGGCAGTGATGGTGCCAAGATTGGGAACTGCCCCTTCTCCCAAAGACTTTTCATGGTGCTATGGCTTAAGGGTGTTACCTTCAATGTCACTACTGTAGACACCAAGAG GAGAACAGAGACAGTACAGAAGTTGTGTCCTGGAGGTCAGCTCCCATTTTTACTGTATGGCACTGAAGTACACACAGACACTAACAAAATTGAAGAGTTTCTGGAGGAGGTGCTGAGTCCCCCTAG GTACCCCAAGTTGGCAGCTAAGAACCCAGAATCCAACACAGCTGGCCTAGATGTCTTTGCCAAATTTTCTGCCTACAtcaaaaattcaaatccagcactcAATGCCA ATTTAGAGAAGGGGCTGTTGAAAGCATTGAAGGTTCTGGACAATTATCTGATATCACCACTTCCAGAGGAGATTGATGAGACAAGTGCAGAAGATGAAGGTGTCTCCCACAGAAAGTTTCTAGATGGTGATGAGCTCACATTGGCTGATTGCAATCTACTGCCCAAGCTCCACATTGTACAG GTTGTATGTAAGAAGTATCGGGGATTTTCCATTCCAGAAGAGTTTCGAGGGGTGCAAAGATACCTGCATAATGCCTATGCCCGAGAAGAGTTTGCCTCTACCTGTCCAGATGCTGAGGAGATCGAGCTGGCTTACGAGCTAGTAGCCAAAGCCCTACAGTAG